One part of the Triplophysa rosa linkage group LG5, Trosa_1v2, whole genome shotgun sequence genome encodes these proteins:
- the diras1b gene encoding GTP-binding protein Di-Ras1b has translation MPEQSNDYRVVVFGAGGVGKSSLVLRFVKGTFRDTYIPTVEDTYRQVISCDKSVCTLQITDTTGSHQFPAMQRLSISKGHAFILVYSITSKQSLEELKPIYQQILAIKGNMENIPIMLVGNKSDETQREVKTDDGDAQAKTWKCAFMETSAKTNHNVTELFQELLNLEKKRNMSLNIDGKRSGKQSRADKLKGKCSVM, from the coding sequence ATGCCAGAACAGAGCAACGACTACCGCGTGGTGGTGTTTGGAGCAGGAGGAGTGGGGAAGAGCTCGCTGGTGCTGCGCTTCGTGAAAGGCACATTCCGGGACACCTACATCCCGACGGTGGAAGACACGTACCGGCAGGTGATCAGCTGCGACAAGAGCGTCTGCACTCTACAGATCACCGACACCACCGGCAGCCATCAGTTTCCTGCCATGCAGCGGTTGTCCATCTCCAAAGGCCACGCCTTCATCCTGGTCTACTCCATCACCAGCAAGCAGTCCCTTGAAGAATTAAAGCCCATATACCAGCAGATCCTCGCTATCAAGGGCAACATGGAGAACATCCCCATCATGCTTGTGGGCAACAAGAGCGACGAGACTCAACGGGAGGTGAAGACGGATGATGGAGATGCCCAAGCCAAGACCTGGAAGTGTGCTTTCATGGAGACCTCGGCTAAAACCAACCACAACGTCACCGAGCTGTTCCAGGAGCTGCTCAACCTGGAGAAGAAGAGGAACATGAGTTTAAACATCGACGGCAAGCGTTCCGGGAAGCAAAGCAGGGCCGACAAGCTGAAGGGTAAATGCAGCGTCATGTAG